CTGGCTTGTTTTTCTCAGGAAAACATTTCTCCATCAAATCTGAAATATTTTCTCTGTATCTgttaaaaattaaagaatggGTCATTGTTTGAAGCTTGAAGTCACAGAATATTGTTAAGAGTTAGTTAACAGTAACGGGCACATTAAGCAACATTGAATTACATCCTAAATACTCTCACAGGCATTCTTCTAAAATAAATTGAAGTCCAAGAAACTTTCCTGTTCAATAAGTACTTTCTTACTTCCAGATTAGTATCATTTAAAATTACAGTTCCTATTGAGAGATTCTGACCAAGAAGAACATTTGCCCTATCATGCTTCCACCCCCCAAAATAACTCAATTTGTTCTTTACCTAATTTTGGAATCTCTAACATAGTTAGGATCTTTCAAATTATCCTCCCAGGGGAGTTGGCCACTAAGCCACTGAATCATGCAATAACCAAGTATTTCCAAATCACCACGTCTTGATGgggctacaaacacaaaagaagaaaattaagcataataaaataacttttatttcaaatatgtgtgtgtctatatacacCTATATTAtgtactatatatgtatatataatatgtattatataaaagcatatatattacatatacatatatatagtacatatatacatatacgtaTAATACATATAGTGCAATAAAGTAAAACAAGTATTACTGATAAACCCTAGGATTTCAAACTAAGTCTATACATGGAGGAAATAAACTATAAAATCATGACACATTTAATATCGTCTTTGGAAAGCCTGAAGATACTAAAAATGTTAAGAACTGGGTGTTTGAGACTCTCCAGTGTTCGACATAGAAAATATAAATGACTGCAGAAGAAATAAGCTTAATCCGTGACAAAATAAAAGCTACCTGTTTCTAATATTGTAGATGAATAAGAAACttacagacattagaaaagaaaacaaaccaatttttcaattaaagttatttaaaaccaaaaagaaatctTCACTGGAATGAAATGAACTACCTTGCCACTGCAACATTCTCGGACATCTTGGAAGGATAGGACATGAGAGGGAAGAGAACACACGAGGGCCATGTTATATAACTGTAGAGTCTAACCTCTGCCCTCTTTCCCCATCCCATTCTGCCTCTTTAATTCTCATCTCCCTGTTTATATTTATGCATAATTAAGACTCATGTAGGAATTCTGTTGAAAACATTAGCAGCGTATTTCTCATTCAAATACCGAGGACATACCCACGCCATTGTGTGCATCAATGCTGGTGAATTCAAGAGTGCCATCATGACATCTTTTGGGGTCCTCTTTGTATTCTTTATGAACTCCTTCTGGACAGTACCGATAAGCAAGGCCATAATCTACCAAGTAAACCTATAAATTTCCAAGTACCAagacaaattaaaaccaaaatcatTGTAACTATACTACTTTGCTGTACAGAAATAAAATACTTCATTTGAGGGTGCATTCACCTACAAGGACAAACTACAGCACCACAAACAGGTTAGAAGCAAAATGCACACAATAATAAATATTCAATTCCAAAaggctttcaaaaaaaaaaaaaacttctttacttatttttttgcaGTTCTGAGTAccaaacccaggtccttgtgcatgctaggcaagttactCTGCCATGGAGCCACACATCCAGCCCaagttttaataaaaatgttaaatgatATGTCTCCATGGTCCAGAGTATTACTTGACTTTGTATACTTTTTAAAGTATGTACTAAACTTGTAACCAATCTTGTCTCCTCAATTTACCAACTCTTATAAATCTTACTTTATCTTATAGAGAGGttaaaacaaaattgagcacaaagTCAATCATCAATACATGTGGCAATACAACTAGCACTTCCCACAAAGAAAAGCACACAGAGCATAAGACTGCTAACAGAACAGATAGATACAAGTTATCTTCTATTCCTATTACTTCACTTAAATAATCAAATATGAATTtacttcataaaaatggttcaagGATCCTAATAGAGATCATTAAGAACTTTTAGATAAGGCCCTTATCTACATTTAAATACTGTATATTAAAGCAAGTCTTCATAATTTAAGCTAAATCTGAATActacatacacacatatctgGGGGCAGATACATGTGGATCTGAGTAGCACACAAGACTGCATATTTGGCTGTCTTCTATCCTATAGCCATATATTACACCTCTAATTCTGGGTAACTATTACAAATATATGCATGCAGGCAAAACAGGAAACTGAAGTAAAAAATACAAAGATAGATCTAATACTGAAAGAATAATCTCTGAAAGATAACAGAGCTACAAAATATTTCCACATAAACAAAAGCAGCATGCTTTAGCCAAGTGCAAACTAATGTAAGTTGCATTTTTATCATATTATACAAGTCCACACTACTTTAATTAATGGAATCCTTACTGCTCTGGTTCTTGGCTATTTTATTTTCAAGAGAGAAGCATCTTAAATGAGATGGCTAGAAAGAGTTGGACGAATTCTTGAGACTGCTTTTAAGATTTGTGAGTCAAACTATGGCAACTTTCTTCTGTTAAGCGACCCTTATGCCCACCACCACTGatgtgggagtggaggggagcaaaCATACAAGATAATGGTAAAAAGGAGAGCCAAGCAAAAGCAAAATGAAGCAAGAGGGAATTAAAACAAggtttgaaagaaaaaaagaatgacatAAAATACTAACAAATGATTGCAATAATCAAAGTACCCAACATATTTAGAATGTTTAAATCTTCTATGTATATCAAGCTAAGAAATGAGAATTATTGCCCAACTATGAGTGTCAACTAAAGCTCACTTTTATCAAAATTATGGAAGATACAAGAAAATTATATAGATTCCTCTACTCCAACTAAACCGATCCCCCCAAAAAGGTATAATAACATTAGCTTTTCTCCTTGCCTTAAACAGTAAAATATCACAAAGAGAATGTAATAAACTAAAAAACGCACATTTGAATTCCAAACACTAAGGGTATACAAATTTAGACAGCTCAGATATTTCTGTAAACCAATTGATTTGAATAATCAACATGTTAAAGACCAAATTTTCCAAGTAACAGAACACTTACATTTGATGGATTTCTTgaacaaaggaaataaaaaaagtgACAAAGCAGACAGGCAAACATAATTCATTGGTGTACTATATAATTTTAAGCTTCCACCCCCAAACAGCTATTTGAAATTCATTTTGTATCACAAGTACTTCTTCTGAATATTATTTAGGGCAAAATAGCCAACTTGATCAAGTGCCAACAAATTGCATCAAAAATGTAGAATGTTAACTAGATAAAAGTGTCAAgaagaaatattattattacctttttacttcaaaaagtaaaacttctgcatgggttcaagagttcaaagcaaccatatttgttttcaaataatacattttaaataggAGAAGCTAAAGTTCCAAAGCTACCTGGTCAGGATTCTTGTAGCTCAGAAGAAGATTTGAGGCCTTAATATCTCCATGTACATACTCATGCTCATGAATATATTCCAGAATATCCAGCTATGGAAAATATCATACAAAATAAATTAATGCAGTACCTAACACTACCAGCAGAGGACCAAACTTCAATACACAGTTAATACAGCCtttgctttattaaaaaaaatgattttttaaaaaaaacatgaagaatGTAGCTCACATACAATTCTTAAGCTTAGCTTCAAGACCGTTTTCCGAGAAAAtcttttggcatttgcttcatataTTTTCTGAAGGTCACTCCCAAAGCGATCCATTATCATAAACCTGTAACTGAAGTCAAACAAGAAAAGTCAATGAAGAAAATATAACTCAGGAAAACCATACTTTGCACTGAGAACTCTGctttcaaagtaatttttttCAAGGAAATATAGAGTAAGACAGTAGtctaaaaatgaaacaaagaaatATATACAAACATTTGAAATATTTCTCTCAACCAGAAATCTCAAAAAAAGTCAGTGCTTTCCTACCTTGCCCTTTACCTGTACAAGGGCTCTCTTCCTGGTCTCAACTAGTTAGAAGAGATAATATTTAATTTAAGATAATGCCCACAAAGAGAATCCACCAGATTCATCTacagcaaaaataaaacaaaataataaaagcacTAATTATTCTCATAGTTAGTATTAATTTATGTTCGTAGATAATAGCTTCATTCTTTTGActatttcctctatttttaaGGTACATTTCAGCAGCACTAATAATCATGAACATCAACAGATGCTATAATAGATACATAAAATGTCTAAATGGTACAAACAGATGATACATTAAAAACTTATTGGCTGAGATTTACGGAAGAAGAAATATCCAGGAAAAATATGACGATTTTTTAGTTTTGCAAGAAACCAATCATGTCACCTTGGGCAAGTAACATTACTTCCTTAGGCCACAACTTCTACAGACATAAAAtgaagtattgaaaactcaccctTTCTAAGGTCTGTTATAGCTTTCCAATTCTAAGATTCAGTATGTACTGAAAAACATTACTGCTTTGCAGAAGCTTTCCAATTTCTAAGTTGTCTAGTTaaatcattcaaaaaaaaaatcaataaaaaccaAGACCACACTCAAAATGTATCCAGCTATCTTCCAatagggtaggattaggaatcatCATCCTCCCAAGAGCCAGCGTATGCTGGATGCCTGGAGTGAGCACAGCACTGCTCTGAGCACTTCAGCCTGGCCCCATCCATAAGGCAGATACTCTGGTCACGCCATCTGTCCTCCAGCAGTTAACCACTATATCCACAGTACAAAATAAACAGCACTAGaagacaaaaatcccacttaaaTGTTGTAGGCTTCTATATTAGAAATACAACATGAATTTAAAAGGGAAGGAAGAGCTAACTAACATTAAAAGACAACACAccaaatttaccaaaaaaaaaaaaaaaatatatcaggaTTCTCTCCATTTTTGAACTGGAAGAGAATTAAAGATCTTCTTGTCTATATATcttttaataaacaaaataacatATGGAGTCAAGTAATACATCCAAAGTCATACAATTAATTAGTGGCAACAGGTATTCATTCCTGTAAGATTTCCTGGTATCCTGAAATAATAGAGGGAACAGTGATTTTGACTTTCTGATTTCTTTTGTATAACAGAGTTTGAAAAGTTGAGATGAGACCAggacacatgtacatttttgcttTAACAAATAAGTGATGGGTGTAATTATTATAATAACATATGCATAACAAAAATACAAACTTCTGCTGACAGTCTGAAAGAGGGTTAAAACACAATTACTTGATGCAACATAGGATCTATTAACAAATCATATCAAATAGGTCTTTGTCTTTATCCACAGATCACCCCATCACTATTCCAAACAATCCCTAATCTCACCATTTCTAAATTATAAATATCAACTGAAGCATGATTCTAGAAAGACAATTCTATCTATCACAGAGTagtaaaataaaggttatttCTGAAGAACTCCTTTAAAGTAAAACCTTTCATGTATTTTCTTCTGGGGAGTTGGATGTAACAATTTAAGTAATGGGAAAATATAGATCAGTATAAATGATTTCATAAAGATAGCAGCTACGTTTTTACAATCTTAACACTGTTCTAAGCTCTGTGTGTGTATTAATTTAAATAAGCTACAGGGAAAAGTGATAATTTTTGGCAGGAGAGGTGGTTAGAAGAATAaccttactattttttttaaactgttgaTAGACCTATAATAGTTATTTTTAAGAGCTTCCACCTAAGAAGTAAATTAAAACCTCATCCATGATTCTAGGCACGAGTCATGTACTCAGCTTATAAAACAAACAGGCTGAGGTAAGGTGTCCCATCCCCCACCCCCGCACACACCACTTGTGAACAGTGAGCTAACACAGGCAGGAATGTGCCTGGTTCCAGTCCCCACACTCTGGCACTTCTGAAGTTCTCTTCCAGCGTCCTTGCCACAGCTTATGCCAGCCTATGACCCACCGTGTCTCTCTGGATCTGGTCACCTCAAGGCAAACTTGTTCCATCAAACCATAGGTAATGTTACATGTGATATCAGGGAGTTCCCATACTCCCCGGAAATGGATGATTGTCAAGAGCTGCCCCTGCTCTATCTTTTCTAATGGCACAAATTTGGTCTGGGCATCTGCCCTCCTCCACACAACCATGTGTTGCACCAAGTCAATACCTGTGACCACCTTGCCCCTCCCAGTGCCTAGTGAAAGAGAGCACTAACAAAAGCCTGACAAGAAAATGTAAGAGGAATTCTGCCACAGGACTCCAGGGAAGGTTTCTAGAAAAGGGAAACTCAGGAGATGATGGTATCATTTTCTGCCATTGGGTCTGTGTCTAGAAGTGGGACATACATCCTGAGGCCATACAATGGAGAACTACAGCCAAGATGAGGCAAATAGGAAGACAAGATACATGGGCCCTGGGTGATTAAGATGGCTGAGTCAAAGTTTTCCTTTCCTTGTAACTAAGAGCATTCTAACCAATATACCCAGTTCAAATCATTCATGTGAATATTTAAAAggcaccaattatacatcaaagtATTAGGAGTTTTCTCCAACTCAACTATGTCAACAACATTCTATTCTCTCAATTCCTAAAATATCTTGAGACAAAGTCACAATTTAGCACTTAACTGTTCTTGAAATGTTTCATGCATTTTGTTTTCTCTCATCAACTAAActaaagccttcataaagaatAAGACTCTACTTTCCCATGGTCAGATAATATATCCAACATGAAATACCAAATGGAATCCTAAGGGCTCTCTTTTGCCTCAAGAATGTAGTGGTATGCATGTGTTTATTTCAAAGGGAGGGAAATGCAGGGCCCTTTGGGCTTTGTTCCCTTTGTCAGGCTTCAGCTATGATATTGCGCCATAGAAGCAGTCAAATTAGAGAGGCACACCCTTTCTAACAGAGTATCAGTCTGCTGCTATGTAAAGCAGAAGGTAGAGATAACAGCTTATTCTTCTTATTCACTGACACACTCTTACCTACTGACATTGTTGGATGCTCAATACATAATTCTTGACTAAACCAAATGGATAGGAAATGCTcaaaagagggaaaagaaaaacaaaccatgcatTTTTacctttttccatttttatcatGTAGGCCAGATCCCCAATACTTAGGAACACCAAGGTACTTCATTTTATGTGTACGAACCCATTTCTGAACTGTAAGTTAAAACAGAGGCTTGTGATTACCACTACTATacacataataatttttaaaaaaaaaaaatcactaaaaaaGTAGGATGTACTTACACAAGACTTCATCTTTattcataaaagaagaaaagtacagtataaccaaaaacaaaaagtatAAAGCATTTTTATTAGCCTACAAAATTGTTACCTAAATTGCTTTTAAAGTGAAAAACCtgcaaaatcattttttaaaaagccactgTACTTCAGTTGCATTTCAACTCTGGCTATGTTTACTTGTTTCCACAGGACAACATGCCCTCTAGCCCAATCTGTAAGTTTGGTTTTCTTCCCTCAGTCATTAGATCTCTTCCTTAATCAGCAAACACAAATCTAGGAGATATGGTAGCTTTTTGGTAGCTTTTTTTCGTTCCTATTGTAAGTTTTGGATTCTTAGGAGGAAGCAGAGCAGCTGGAAGAAGTTCTACTCTTGACTCAGACACTCTCTGTTCTATCTCATCAATTCTGCCACCCCCCAGGTTATGCTCTACAGAATTTAGAAAAATACTCAAAAAGATTTGGAGATTCTTGAGTCTAACTCACAGATTAGAGTTACTGCTAAATTTTTTAACAATATTCCCTAAATCATACTttatctttattctattttttatctttattctatATATCATCAGTAAAATCTTATAACAAACCTATTAAGAAATCCGAATCATTTCATACAagtctcatttaaatgaaatttatttataaagCAAAAATAACCAAGGGTCAAAAGATGTAATGTTCTAGTCTTAGATTACACAAAATAACCTAAAATGGGATTGGtcatttaaaaagtattaatatatgtatattgtatttcttaCTTTGCTCTGGTTTAGCAGCTCGCTGGTAAAATTTCAATTCAGTAAAAAGAGGTCCATTGTCACTAGGTTCCTTAAAATATAAGACTTAATTAGTACCAAGACTAGTTAAAATTATTGAGTTATTTACAGTGAACTTTCAACACAGACTAATAAattaatttctttcaaaatacTGTAATTCTCATACTTAGATTTATAACTGTTTAAAGATTAAGCCCAACTATCTAAGAATCTtttcgatactctcagaatagtcCATAATTTATATATCTCTCAAGTTCCATTTTCAAAaccaataaaatatacaaaaccaGATGCACAGCTTGGTCTTTGCAGAAGTTTAAGAAAAACGTTTAAACTAATTTTCATCTTTATTAAGCTTTCCCTTAAGCAAAGACCAGCAACCATGTTAACTGTATCACCAAGGGGCTACAAGATATTTCTGAGATTTAATAAAATCTCAATACCtgatttaaccaattaatggcaaACTCCCACTCTTCTGCTGTTTCTCATCAGTTTTTTCCAGTGTATCAGAACTAGAAGAAACAGACCTTAGCATTCTGGATCTCCAAAGCAAGCGAGCACTGTCCACTGAACTGTATACTTTCCTTTCTGACACTGATTCCCATTATTTTCCAAACCAAGGAGCCCTACAACTTATTTCCCATATAATAATTTAatgtctgaaagaaaatggggctTAGTGACAATTTTCCACCAACTTACTGAACTGcattcatttcatattttaaggGACATCAACAAATAAAATTACTATCAAAGAGGCATACATTCACAAAAAGGTATTCTGAACAACAAGAAATAATAGCTGGTAAGGAGTTTTGCCTTGTTAAATAAATATGGAAGGGTGAGAAACAGAATTTTATGGACTTCTTAAATTGTGAATTTTTACTCATTTAGTATTTACTTAGTGtttgttattttcttatttattatctATCTTATTTATTGAGAATTGGGGAAAAGTTTAAAAGCAGTGAAACCTTCAAATAAGGAAGCAAACATTTCCAAATTAATTTGAGAGTTGCTCTTCTTTAGGAGGtatgaagaaaattattttggatGGAATAGCTGCATAGCTGAAGTTCAAGGTTCAACAGAGCAGTAAGAGACCTCATAATTGAGGCTCATCATCTGACAGAAAACTTGTGAAAATATATAACTGTTTTTTCCCCCATTCAAAAACCCTCAACTGACACAGAAGTTCATTTTGCTCCATGAGatttaaataaaaccacacttataCATACAGTGTCTTATCCTGGATTTTTGtaattcaaaaaatagaaatcccTAGTTAAAGTACTTACAGGAAGACTGCCAATCTAGAGTCAAGCAGTACCAGTTATGAATGAGTATAACAGCAAAGGGGCAACCTGTGTAACACTTGGATCAGGACCTAAAAATAAGCTTTCCTCTTCTGTCAAGGTAAGTATACTTGCCAGCCCAGCCTTGGAAGAGTGGTTCACATGGGCTTGGCATGGCATCAACTCCTTAGAAACATATCAACATATTGAACCAATCAACATATTGAAGTTCGaggatacaatccctaaattgccTACTCAGCACCTCAAGTTTTTCCATAACCTGTGCCTCCTTCTCTAGCAGTAATGGTAGCTGAGAGACATGTATGAACGTTGCAAGGCAATGACGGAGTAAGAGTCACAGAATCAgtgtaagaaataaagaaaaggaaataaagagaaggaaTTTTGGTTAACTTTTGAAATTGTTCAATAATATAATTCAGGTTTGTAAGAGGTTTTCCTAAGACAAATCCTGGCTTATTACCATCAGTATAAAATTTTTGATTTATTCAGTTTCAACCTATGTCATATCAACTTTAATTTTCAAGTTTTCCTTCAAGCAATAATTTATTAAACTTATAATAATGAGAATCAACCATATAAATCAGGCCATTATAATGAAAGCCCCACTACAATGAAGGCTCTTTGAGctcatttcatatttttttctaatccaaTAAGCTTCCattataacaaaataaaggagctactTCCTTGGCACTGCATTCTAGCCAAAGCTAGCTATTTCTGTTGGAGAAAATACCTTAACTCATAACTAAAATTTTATTAACATATTTCAAATCTAAAATACTTTGCCAACTCTATAATAGCCAAGATTTAGAAAAGAAATTGGGACTGACATTTTAA
This region of Callospermophilus lateralis isolate mCalLat2 chromosome 3, mCalLat2.hap1, whole genome shotgun sequence genomic DNA includes:
- the Vrk1 gene encoding serine/threonine-protein kinase VRK1 isoform X1; amino-acid sequence: MPRVKAAQAVRQGPAKRRLAEQFAAGEIITDMSKKEWKLGLPIGQGGFGCIYLADRNSSKSVGSDAPCVVKVEPSDNGPLFTELKFYQRAAKPEQIQKWVRTHKMKYLGVPKYWGSGLHDKNGKSYRFMIMDRFGSDLQKIYEANAKRFSRKTVLKLSLRILDILEYIHEHEYVHGDIKASNLLLSYKNPDQVYLVDYGLAYRYCPEGVHKEYKEDPKRCHDGTLEFTSIDAHNGVAPSRRGDLEILGYCMIQWLSGQLPWEDNLKDPNYVRDSKIRYRENISDLMEKCFPEKNKPGEIAKYMETVKLLDYTEKPLYQNLRDILLQGLKAIGSKDDGKLDLSVVENGGLKAKTATKKRKKEIEESTESSVEDMECSNIQTEETAQTRSRTRKKVQK
- the Vrk1 gene encoding serine/threonine-protein kinase VRK1 isoform X2 — protein: MPRVKAAQAVRQGPAKRRLAEQFAAGEIITDMSKKEWKLGLPIGQGGFGCIYLADRNSSKSVGSDAPCVVKVEPSDNGPLFTELKFYQRAAKPEQIQKWVRTHKMKYLGVPKYWGSGLHDKNGKSYRFMIMDRFGSDLQKIYEANAKRFSRKTVLKLSLRILDILEYIHEHEYVHGDIKASNLLLSYKNPDQVYLVDYGLAYRYCPEGVHKEYKEDPKRCHDGTLEFTSIDAHNGVAPSRRGDLEILGYCMIQWLSGQLPWEDNLKDPNYVRDSKIRYRENISDLMEKCFPEKNKPGEIAKYMETVKLLDYTEKPLYQNLRDILLQGLKAIGSKDDGKLDLSVVENGGLKAKTATKRKKEIEESTESSVEDMECSNIQTEETAQTRSRTRKKVQK